The Panthera uncia isolate 11264 chromosome C2, Puncia_PCG_1.0, whole genome shotgun sequence genome contains a region encoding:
- the RIPPLY3 gene encoding protein ripply3: MRPEAAAGAREARGRVCHCPADGPRRPPPPRGPESPTPWRPWILTPQETELPAPGNPLEPGDDRQTPGSKGAFGFQHPVRLYLPISKRQEYLQSSGEKVLASFPVQATIHFYNDESDSDDEEQEEETQSSELQCQETEGQAENGPGGKGKGQLTNLGRRSVGHGGLSGKGLLPHGDSLGSTECSSPK; this comes from the exons ATGAGACCCGAGGCGGCGGCCGGAGCCCGGGAGGCGCGGGGGCGCGTCTGTCACTGCCCCGCCGACGGTCCCCGGAGGCCACCGCCGCCGCGCGGGCCGGAGAG CCCCACACCATGGAGACCTTGGATCCTGACACCCCAAGAAACTGAGCTGCCCGCACCTGGAAACCCG CTTGAACCTGGTGATGACCGGCAAACTCCGGGATCAAAGGGTGCCTTTGGGTTTCAGCATCCTGTAAG ACTTTATTTACCCATTTCAAAGCGCCAAGAGTATCTGCAGAGTTCTGGGGAAAAAGTGCTGGCCAGCTTCCCGGTGCAAGCCACAATCCACTTCTACAACGATGAATCCGATTCAGACGacgaagaacaagaagaagaaacccAGTCTTCCGAACTTCAGTGCCAGGAGACAGAAGGTCAGGCGGAGAATGGCCCAGGAGGGAAGGGCAAGGGCCAGCTCACAAACCTGGGACGGAGGTCTGTAGGACACGGTGGCCTCAGTGGTAAGGGTCTACTCCCTCATGGTGACTCTCTGGGGAGCACAGAGTGTTCCTCACCCAAATAA